In Coriobacteriia bacterium, the following proteins share a genomic window:
- a CDS encoding copper transporter yields MYNLRYHIASLVAVFLSLAVGLILGSVVVERGTLDRQQSTLVAGLNDEFSRIKNENDALNNDLRGYEGFAVSAVPALVSERLRGRVVVVLMNTGRSDGLSSVTRAISLAGGTPIVATFTRQGLGLDDPAVAKGLSAGSVIATTTFEEMRRSVVASIAQEWWRPGAYRALTDALVKAGVLRFDRTLPPAGVNGVVVMASWDGKADPLALALGQRMRDLGVGSVAAESLARPAGVTGPALEAGLSVVDDVDRPQGQVSVIFVLDGSAHGHFGVRRGADAGFAPLGK; encoded by the coding sequence GTGTACAACCTGCGATACCATATCGCTTCGCTCGTCGCGGTGTTCCTCTCGCTCGCCGTCGGTCTGATCCTAGGGTCGGTCGTCGTCGAGAGGGGGACGCTCGACAGACAGCAGTCGACACTCGTGGCCGGCCTCAACGACGAGTTCTCGCGGATCAAGAACGAGAATGATGCGCTCAACAACGACCTGAGGGGATACGAGGGCTTCGCGGTCTCGGCCGTGCCCGCGCTGGTGAGTGAACGGCTTCGAGGCCGCGTGGTCGTGGTCCTCATGAACACCGGTCGTTCCGACGGTCTGTCGTCCGTCACGCGCGCGATCTCGCTCGCGGGCGGCACACCGATCGTCGCGACCTTCACCAGGCAGGGCCTCGGGCTCGACGATCCCGCGGTCGCGAAGGGTCTGAGCGCCGGGTCGGTCATCGCCACCACCACCTTCGAGGAGATGCGGCGAAGCGTCGTCGCGAGCATCGCGCAGGAGTGGTGGAGGCCCGGCGCATACAGGGCGCTCACGGATGCGCTGGTGAAGGCCGGGGTCCTGCGCTTCGACAGGACGCTGCCGCCTGCGGGTGTCAACGGTGTGGTCGTGATGGCTTCGTGGGACGGCAAGGCCGACCCCCTCGCGCTGGCGCTGGGACAGAGGATGCGCGACCTGGGCGTCGGTTCGGTGGCGGCCGAGTCGCTGGCGCGTCCGGCCGGTGTCACCGGTCCCGCGCTCGAAGCGGGGCTCTCCGTCGTGGACGACGTCGATAGGCCCCAGGGGCAGGTGAGCGTCATCTTCGTGCTCGACGGATCCGCTCATGGGCACTTCGGCGTCCGCAGGGGAGCCGACGCGGGTTTCGCGCCTCTCGGGAAGTGA
- a CDS encoding glycosyltransferase — MRIVALIPAHDEADRIADTVLAARNVAGVTEVVVVDDGSADDTASSAESAGARVVRLPRNVGKGAALDAGLASLDGPTDVLLLLDADLGASASEAAALLGPIADGSADMTVAKFPPPSGKAGFGLVKGLARWGIARLGEGMRVSAPLSGQRALDSAAVRAVTPFAFGYGVEVALTVRAARAGLRVVEVETTMEHSATGRDAAGFAHRGRQFVHVASALLRLAFERGRKV; from the coding sequence GTGAGGATCGTCGCCCTCATCCCGGCTCACGACGAGGCGGACCGCATCGCCGACACGGTGCTCGCGGCGAGGAACGTCGCGGGCGTGACCGAGGTCGTCGTCGTGGACGACGGTTCGGCCGACGACACCGCGTCGTCGGCCGAGTCGGCCGGGGCTCGTGTCGTGCGTCTGCCGCGCAACGTCGGCAAGGGGGCGGCGCTCGACGCGGGTCTCGCATCCCTCGACGGACCCACCGACGTGCTGCTCCTGCTCGACGCGGACCTCGGCGCCTCCGCGTCCGAGGCCGCAGCACTGCTCGGGCCGATCGCGGACGGAAGCGCGGACATGACGGTCGCGAAGTTCCCGCCTCCCTCGGGCAAGGCCGGCTTCGGCCTCGTGAAAGGGCTCGCGCGCTGGGGGATAGCGCGACTCGGTGAAGGGATGCGCGTGAGTGCTCCCCTGTCGGGACAGCGCGCGCTCGACTCCGCGGCGGTCCGGGCCGTGACGCCTTTCGCCTTCGGCTATGGCGTGGAGGTCGCCCTCACCGTCCGGGCCGCGCGCGCCGGACTGCGCGTGGTCGAAGTCGAGACGACGATGGAACACTCGGCGACCGGTCGGGACGCCGCGGGCTTCGCTCATCGCGGCCGCCAGTTCGTACACGTCGCATCCGCCCTGCTCAGGCTAGCCTTCGAGCGGGGACGGAAGGTCTAG
- the murJ gene encoding murein biosynthesis integral membrane protein MurJ, which translates to MEGTISTPSLARSTASMSIATTLSRVTGFARDWAMAVAMGATLLTSAYTVSNNVPNMVYELVAGGVLSAVFVPIFIERLQNDGEEAAWRFASSVLTLAVIALGVIAVAGTVWAEAFVRTQTFGVPPQQVEAFVAKGAFLFRFFAVQIVFYAVGAVVTGILNARRRFLAPAVAPIFNNLVLIAVILGVYLPLHTTRPHLAETLLAIGTTAGVVVMLVVQVPSLARLGVRLRPVIDLKDPAMRAMGRTMLATLVYVGTNMVGVSLRNAYSLRGAPGAVGPAIVRYAWMFYQLPYGIFAVALATAFLPELASAAGARDMTTFKRRFATGLGATGVLMLPMAAMLVALARPLVMLLHAGRFTTSDVGSVSAVLTCWAFGLFSFAAYMFTLRAFYALQDTRTPMATNVFATSLQVGLYAVLTVGVGAWKGVGLRGIALADAAAYTLHFGVLWLLLRRKLGPMGGRTVGSSLLRVLACSLVGGAAAWGVSAAAGGFVSGLRLGFLAQLVPAGVVGLSLTYALAHAMRVPEVAEAGRLARRVFSRLLPGGVS; encoded by the coding sequence ATGGAGGGAACCATCAGCACACCGTCGCTCGCGCGATCCACCGCCTCGATGTCGATCGCCACCACGTTGTCGCGCGTCACAGGTTTCGCGCGCGACTGGGCGATGGCCGTCGCGATGGGAGCGACTCTTCTCACGAGCGCGTATACCGTCTCTAACAACGTGCCGAACATGGTGTACGAGCTGGTGGCCGGGGGCGTGCTCTCCGCCGTCTTCGTCCCGATCTTCATCGAACGTCTCCAGAACGACGGCGAGGAGGCGGCATGGCGCTTCGCGAGCAGCGTTCTCACGCTGGCCGTCATCGCACTCGGCGTGATAGCCGTCGCGGGGACGGTCTGGGCCGAGGCGTTCGTGCGCACCCAGACGTTCGGCGTGCCCCCACAGCAGGTCGAGGCCTTCGTCGCCAAGGGCGCGTTCCTCTTCCGTTTCTTCGCCGTCCAGATCGTCTTCTACGCTGTGGGCGCGGTCGTGACCGGAATACTCAACGCGCGTCGCCGTTTCCTCGCACCGGCCGTGGCGCCGATATTCAACAACCTGGTCCTCATCGCGGTCATCCTCGGCGTCTATCTGCCGCTCCACACGACGCGACCGCACCTCGCGGAGACACTCCTCGCGATCGGGACGACGGCGGGCGTGGTCGTCATGCTCGTGGTCCAGGTCCCGAGCCTCGCACGCCTCGGTGTCCGGCTCCGGCCGGTCATCGACCTCAAGGATCCCGCGATGCGGGCGATGGGGCGCACGATGCTCGCGACCCTCGTCTACGTGGGGACCAACATGGTCGGCGTCTCGCTGCGCAACGCATACTCGTTGCGCGGGGCCCCGGGCGCCGTCGGGCCGGCGATCGTTCGCTACGCGTGGATGTTCTACCAGCTCCCTTACGGCATCTTCGCGGTCGCGCTAGCGACGGCGTTCCTCCCCGAACTCGCCTCGGCGGCCGGCGCTCGCGATATGACGACGTTCAAGCGACGCTTCGCGACCGGCCTCGGCGCCACGGGAGTCCTGATGCTTCCCATGGCCGCGATGCTCGTCGCCCTCGCGCGACCGCTCGTGATGCTCCTGCACGCCGGACGCTTCACCACCTCCGACGTCGGCTCGGTCTCGGCCGTCCTCACGTGCTGGGCGTTCGGACTCTTCTCCTTCGCGGCCTACATGTTCACCCTGCGCGCCTTCTACGCGCTCCAAGACACCCGGACACCCATGGCCACCAACGTGTTCGCCACGTCCCTGCAGGTAGGCCTCTACGCGGTTCTGACCGTCGGGGTCGGCGCGTGGAAAGGTGTCGGGCTCCGGGGCATCGCGCTCGCCGACGCCGCGGCCTATACGCTGCATTTCGGGGTCCTCTGGTTGCTCTTGCGGCGGAAGCTCGGACCTATGGGCGGTCGCACCGTCGGCTCGAGTCTGCTGCGCGTGCTGGCGTGCTCCCTCGTAGGTGGCGCCGCCGCGTGGGGCGTCTCGGCTGCCGCAGGCGGATTCGTCTCCGGCCTGCGACTGGGCTTCCTCGCCCAGCTCGTGCCCGCGGGAGTGGTCGGCCTCTCGCTGACGTACGCGCTCGCTCATGCGATGCGCGTACCCGAGGTCGCGGAGGCGGGGCGGCTCGCGCGTCGCGTCTTCTCGCGGTTGCTGCCCGGCGGCGTCTCGTGA
- a CDS encoding CTP synthase codes for MAKHIFVTGGVVSSLGKGITAASLGRLLKSRGLKVTIQKLDPYLNVDPGTMSPFQHGEVFVTDDGGETDLDLGHYERFVDESLSRDCNVTAGSVYQTIVTKERRGDFLGGTVQVIPHVTNEIKDRILRLADATRPDVIITEVGGTVGDIESLPFLEAIRQLKKDVGRDHVCYIHVTLVPWIGASSELKTKPTQHSVKELRSIGIQPDFIVCRSDRPIDAGIRRKIALFCDVDPAAVVSALDARSIYEVPLRLREQALDEMVIAHLGLECGSPDMREWESFVAHSSSLTDTVDIALVGKYVQLPDAYLSVNEALRHAGIHHDHEVRIHWVDAEGITPEEVDQVLAEMDGILVPGGFGIRGIEGKIRSACYARENKVPYLGICLGMQVAVCEFARNVAGLAGANSAEFDPVAPHPVIDLMREQQDVADLGGTMRLGAYPCAVTAGTKGAAAYGAETIYERHRHRYEVNNAYRDRLTDAGLVISGLSPDGRLVEMVELPDHPWFVGHQGHPEFKSRPTRPAPLFRDFIGAAVAHRRGRKA; via the coding sequence ATGGCGAAACACATCTTCGTGACCGGCGGCGTCGTCTCCTCGCTCGGGAAGGGCATCACCGCCGCCTCTCTCGGGCGGCTGCTCAAGTCGCGCGGTCTGAAGGTGACCATCCAGAAGCTCGATCCCTACCTCAACGTCGACCCGGGGACGATGAGCCCCTTCCAGCACGGCGAGGTCTTCGTCACCGATGACGGGGGCGAGACCGACCTCGATCTCGGGCACTACGAGCGCTTCGTCGACGAGTCCCTCTCGAGGGACTGCAACGTGACGGCAGGATCGGTCTACCAGACCATCGTGACGAAGGAGCGCCGCGGAGACTTCCTCGGCGGCACGGTCCAGGTCATCCCTCACGTGACGAACGAGATCAAGGACCGCATCCTGCGCCTGGCCGACGCCACGCGTCCGGACGTGATCATCACCGAGGTCGGCGGGACCGTGGGCGACATCGAGTCCCTGCCGTTCCTCGAAGCGATCCGTCAGCTCAAGAAGGACGTCGGGCGCGACCACGTCTGCTACATCCACGTCACGCTCGTCCCGTGGATCGGGGCGTCGAGCGAGCTCAAGACCAAGCCGACGCAGCATTCCGTGAAGGAACTGCGGAGCATCGGCATCCAGCCGGACTTCATCGTCTGCCGCTCGGACCGGCCGATCGACGCGGGTATCCGCCGCAAGATCGCGCTCTTCTGCGACGTCGACCCGGCCGCGGTCGTGAGTGCACTGGACGCACGTTCCATCTACGAGGTGCCGCTGAGGCTGAGGGAGCAGGCCCTCGACGAGATGGTCATCGCGCACCTCGGTCTCGAGTGCGGCAGCCCCGACATGCGCGAGTGGGAGTCCTTCGTGGCGCACAGTTCGTCGCTCACCGACACGGTCGACATCGCGCTCGTCGGGAAGTACGTGCAGCTTCCCGACGCGTACCTCTCGGTGAACGAGGCGCTGCGCCACGCGGGCATCCATCACGACCACGAGGTGCGGATCCACTGGGTGGACGCCGAGGGCATCACGCCCGAGGAGGTCGACCAGGTGCTCGCGGAGATGGACGGCATACTCGTCCCCGGAGGTTTCGGGATCCGGGGCATCGAGGGAAAGATCCGTTCCGCCTGCTACGCCCGGGAGAACAAGGTCCCTTACCTCGGCATCTGCCTCGGGATGCAGGTCGCGGTCTGCGAATTCGCGCGCAATGTCGCCGGGCTCGCCGGAGCGAATTCGGCCGAGTTCGACCCAGTGGCCCCGCATCCCGTCATCGACCTCATGCGAGAGCAGCAGGACGTCGCTGACTTGGGAGGCACCATGCGGCTCGGCGCCTACCCTTGCGCCGTCACGGCTGGCACGAAGGGTGCCGCGGCATACGGCGCTGAGACCATCTACGAACGGCATCGCCATCGCTACGAGGTGAACAACGCCTACAGGGACCGTCTTACCGATGCCGGTCTCGTGATCTCCGGTCTCTCGCCCGACGGTCGCCTCGTCGAGATGGTGGAACTGCCCGATCATCCGTGGTTCGTCGGTCATCAGGGGCATCCCGAGTTCAAGAGCCGTCCGACGAGGCCGGCTCCTCTCTTCCGCGACTTCATCGGCGCGGCCGTCGCTCATCGGCGGGGCCGGAAGGCCTGA
- a CDS encoding M20/M25/M40 family metallo-hydrolase has product MSEERLLATFLELVRTDSPSRSEGAVAARVASILEGLGCEVGFDDSVSKTGSETGNLVATLPGTAPGRAVAFSAHLDTVEPGRGIEPTVAGGRVRASGETVLGADDKSGIAAIIEALTRAVEDGRPRPEVTVVLTVCEECGLLGAKSLDRGVDLGDLCLVLDAEGAVGGIVTAAPTHHTFVARFRGKASHAGVRPEAGRSAIVMASRAVAAMTLGRLDGRTTANIGTIEGGTATNVVAAQAVLTGECRSIDPVRVEEVRQAMDLALSDAASSGGGRVDVSWTKEYGGFSWEDDHPLLSLVETACGDAGIVPRRFETGGGSDANVFADRGVPALVLSTGMTDVHGTDESLSVADLSALTRLLEAVLGRALD; this is encoded by the coding sequence GTGTCGGAAGAGCGACTTCTCGCGACCTTCCTCGAGCTGGTCCGCACGGACAGCCCGTCGAGGTCCGAGGGGGCCGTCGCGGCGCGCGTGGCGAGCATCCTCGAGGGTCTCGGTTGTGAGGTCGGCTTCGACGACTCCGTCTCCAAGACCGGTTCCGAGACGGGCAATCTCGTTGCGACGTTGCCGGGGACCGCTCCTGGACGCGCCGTGGCGTTCTCGGCGCACCTAGACACGGTCGAGCCGGGGCGAGGGATCGAGCCCACGGTCGCCGGGGGACGCGTGCGGGCGTCCGGCGAGACGGTGCTCGGCGCGGACGACAAATCGGGCATCGCTGCGATCATCGAGGCGCTCACTCGGGCGGTCGAGGACGGCCGACCGCGTCCGGAGGTCACGGTCGTGCTGACGGTCTGCGAGGAGTGCGGTCTCCTGGGAGCGAAATCCCTCGACAGAGGCGTCGATCTAGGCGACCTGTGCCTCGTTCTCGACGCCGAGGGCGCGGTGGGCGGCATCGTCACCGCGGCGCCGACGCACCACACGTTCGTCGCCCGGTTCCGCGGGAAGGCGTCCCATGCGGGTGTTCGGCCGGAGGCGGGCCGCTCGGCGATCGTGATGGCGTCGCGAGCCGTGGCCGCCATGACGCTCGGTCGACTGGACGGCCGGACGACCGCGAACATCGGGACCATCGAGGGCGGCACAGCCACGAACGTCGTCGCCGCACAGGCCGTCTTGACCGGCGAGTGCCGCTCGATCGATCCCGTTCGCGTCGAGGAGGTGCGCCAGGCGATGGACCTGGCCCTGAGCGACGCGGCATCGTCGGGCGGCGGTCGCGTGGATGTCTCGTGGACGAAGGAGTACGGGGGCTTCTCTTGGGAGGACGACCATCCGCTCCTCTCGCTCGTCGAGACGGCCTGTGGGGATGCGGGTATCGTGCCACGCCGGTTCGAGACCGGCGGCGGCAGCGACGCCAACGTGTTCGCCGATCGCGGCGTGCCCGCTCTCGTGCTCTCGACGGGCATGACGGATGTCCACGGAACCGACGAGTCCCTCTCCGTGGCGGATCTCTCGGCCCTCACGCGCCTGCTAGAGGCCGTGCTCGGCCGCGCTTTGGACTGA
- a CDS encoding DUF3866 family protein, translating into MRLVWADVSAIEVDEDDVQRLVVVLDDPPGEPGVALCYPALTGRCVLGERVLCNTTAVDLALGTGGSHVVVARAGTGSPRGVAVDAATGGHIMKLRYTPLQCDVRSVEEQDAPGHATMATAKVLDGMPVVCCGLHSQVPLVAAAVKRDVPAARIAYVMTDEAALPIALSESVRASRAAGLLDTTLTCGQAFGGESEAVTLHSALLAARHVSGADVAIVAIGPGVVGTATPLGHGGVAQGEAINAASCLGGRSVAVLRVSFADARERHRVLSHHTIVALTVVALASADVAVPSLAPARASLLEKALDDARVWDRHRRADALSGEGDLPDMRGVQPRTMGRGPADDPAFFAAACAAGEVAASLLA; encoded by the coding sequence GTGCGTCTGGTCTGGGCGGATGTCAGCGCGATCGAGGTGGACGAAGACGACGTCCAGCGCTTGGTGGTCGTCTTGGACGATCCTCCGGGCGAACCGGGTGTCGCGCTCTGCTATCCGGCTCTCACGGGGCGCTGTGTCCTCGGCGAGCGCGTCCTGTGCAACACGACGGCGGTGGACCTCGCGCTCGGTACGGGCGGCTCGCACGTCGTGGTGGCTCGCGCGGGGACCGGGTCTCCACGCGGTGTCGCCGTCGATGCAGCGACCGGCGGGCACATCATGAAGCTGCGCTACACACCGCTGCAGTGTGACGTCCGCAGCGTCGAGGAGCAGGACGCGCCCGGCCATGCGACGATGGCCACTGCGAAGGTCCTCGACGGCATGCCGGTCGTCTGCTGCGGGCTGCACAGCCAAGTGCCTCTCGTGGCGGCCGCCGTGAAGCGCGACGTACCGGCCGCGCGGATCGCCTATGTGATGACCGACGAGGCCGCGCTTCCGATCGCGCTCTCCGAGTCCGTTCGAGCGTCCCGCGCGGCCGGCTTGCTCGATACGACGCTGACGTGCGGCCAGGCGTTCGGTGGAGAGTCCGAGGCGGTCACGCTCCACTCCGCTCTTCTTGCGGCGAGACACGTCTCGGGCGCTGACGTCGCGATAGTCGCCATAGGCCCGGGGGTCGTCGGCACCGCGACGCCGCTGGGTCACGGTGGCGTCGCCCAGGGAGAGGCGATCAACGCGGCGTCGTGTCTCGGCGGTCGTTCGGTCGCCGTCCTGCGCGTCTCGTTCGCGGACGCACGAGAGCGCCATCGGGTCCTCAGCCATCACACGATCGTCGCGCTCACAGTCGTGGCGCTCGCGTCCGCGGATGTGGCCGTCCCTTCGCTCGCTCCCGCGCGTGCCTCGCTGCTCGAGAAGGCACTTGACGATGCGCGCGTATGGGATCGCCATCGCCGGGCCGATGCGCTCTCCGGCGAAGGCGACCTTCCCGACATGAGGGGCGTGCAGCCGCGCACGATGGGACGCGGGCCCGCCGACGACCCCGCGTTCTTCGCTGCCGCCTGCGCCGCCGGCGAGGTCGCCGCGAGTCTGCTCGCCTGA
- the ald gene encoding alanine dehydrogenase — MIIGVPKEIKNNEFRVATTPGGAREFVAHGHTVLVEKGAGEGSSFTDAEYAAEGATLVDTADEVFARAEMVVKVKEPQAVEIAMLRPGQILYTYLHLAPDLAQTKGLVDSGAVCIAYETVELPNGTLPLLAPMSEVAGRMSALVGAECLQKPRGGRGVLVGGVPGVLPANVVVLGAGVVGINATYMAVGMGAHVTVMDVNLDRLRYIDDLWGNRVRTLYSNRHNVEEAVYAADLVIGAVLLPGAKTPWLVTKDMLPRMKPGSVVVDVSVDQGGCIETTHATTHADPTYFVDGVLHYGVANMPGAVPNTSTMALTNATLGYGLAIANKGWERAVGEDAALAKGVNVLDGKVTYKPVADAHGMTYTPLEALIA, encoded by the coding sequence GTGATCATCGGAGTCCCGAAGGAGATCAAGAACAACGAGTTCCGGGTCGCCACGACCCCGGGCGGTGCCCGGGAGTTCGTCGCTCACGGCCACACGGTGCTCGTGGAGAAGGGCGCGGGCGAAGGATCGTCGTTCACCGACGCCGAATACGCCGCTGAGGGCGCCACGCTCGTGGACACGGCCGACGAGGTCTTCGCGCGCGCCGAGATGGTGGTGAAGGTCAAGGAACCGCAGGCCGTCGAGATCGCGATGCTCAGGCCCGGCCAGATCCTCTACACGTACCTGCATCTCGCCCCCGACCTCGCTCAGACGAAGGGCCTCGTCGACTCCGGCGCGGTCTGCATCGCGTATGAGACCGTCGAGCTGCCGAACGGCACCCTTCCGCTGCTCGCGCCGATGTCGGAGGTCGCGGGTCGCATGTCGGCTCTCGTCGGCGCGGAGTGTCTGCAGAAGCCGCGCGGCGGACGCGGCGTTCTCGTCGGCGGGGTGCCGGGCGTGCTGCCTGCGAACGTCGTCGTGCTCGGGGCGGGTGTCGTAGGCATCAATGCCACGTACATGGCAGTCGGTATGGGTGCGCACGTGACGGTCATGGACGTGAACCTCGACCGCTTGCGATACATCGACGACCTGTGGGGCAATCGCGTGCGGACGCTCTACAGCAACCGCCACAACGTAGAAGAGGCCGTGTACGCCGCGGACCTCGTGATCGGCGCCGTGCTCCTTCCCGGCGCCAAGACGCCGTGGCTGGTGACGAAGGACATGCTGCCGCGGATGAAGCCCGGCTCGGTCGTGGTCGACGTCTCGGTCGACCAGGGAGGCTGCATCGAGACGACTCACGCGACCACGCATGCTGACCCGACGTACTTCGTGGACGGCGTACTCCACTACGGTGTGGCGAACATGCCAGGTGCCGTGCCCAACACCTCCACGATGGCTCTCACCAACGCCACGTTGGGCTACGGACTGGCTATCGCGAACAAGGGATGGGAACGCGCGGTGGGCGAGGACGCGGCCCTAGCGAAGGGCGTGAACGTACTGGACGGGAAGGTGACGTACAAGCCTGTCGCGGACGCTCACGGCATGACGTACACGCCACTGGAGGCGCTCATCGCGTAG
- the lepB gene encoding signal peptidase I, with translation MTEPDHSIDMPEDESVDDDTVLDTVETDFGFEWDLDPSDPADPDEESDDADDEFEWDLDPSDPAYLDEEWDYLADDGEEPVEEGPPTEEPVSFLRWLVELVALVGLAFALSMGIRTFLIDTRIVPTGSMEPTIHVGDRLLVNRFDTRFSPPERGDVIVFKSWTQGQPDLVKRVIALGGETVAMDTQGRFTIDGMPLDEPYIINSNRLTDPGGLLPYTVPQGCLFMMGDNRNNSSDSRFNGPVPLSAVLGRAFAVYWPPSHWRTY, from the coding sequence GTGACAGAGCCGGACCACAGCATCGATATGCCCGAGGACGAGTCCGTGGACGACGACACCGTCCTCGACACGGTGGAGACCGACTTCGGGTTCGAGTGGGACCTCGACCCCTCGGATCCGGCGGATCCCGACGAGGAGTCGGACGACGCCGATGACGAATTCGAGTGGGACCTCGACCCCTCGGATCCCGCATATCTCGACGAGGAGTGGGACTACCTTGCCGATGATGGCGAGGAGCCCGTGGAGGAAGGGCCTCCGACCGAGGAGCCCGTCTCCTTCCTGCGCTGGCTCGTCGAACTCGTCGCCCTCGTGGGGCTGGCGTTCGCACTCTCGATGGGCATCCGGACGTTCCTCATCGACACGCGCATCGTCCCCACCGGCTCCATGGAGCCGACGATCCACGTCGGGGACCGGCTGCTGGTGAATCGCTTCGACACGCGGTTCTCGCCGCCCGAGCGCGGCGACGTCATCGTCTTCAAGTCGTGGACACAGGGCCAGCCCGACCTCGTCAAGCGGGTCATCGCCCTCGGCGGGGAGACGGTCGCGATGGACACCCAGGGCCGCTTCACCATCGACGGCATGCCCCTCGACGAGCCGTACATCATCAACAGTAACCGGCTGACCGATCCGGGCGGACTCCTGCCCTACACGGTGCCGCAGGGCTGCCTCTTCATGATGGGCGACAACAGGAACAACAGCAGCGACAGCCGCTTCAATGGACCCGTCCCGCTCTCGGCGGTGCTCGGACGCGCCTTCGCGGTCTACTGGCCGCCATCGCACTGGCGTACCTACTGA
- a CDS encoding site-specific tyrosine recombinase → MRIHVDEFLGHLAIERGASPHTVSAYGRDLTEYLASLSERGVDDPDRVTREDVTAHIAVLRERGLAPASIERKVAAVRSFHRFLVREGVTRNHPTATLPLPKVPERLPVTISIDEATALLGQRFPTTPAGARDRAILEVLYGCGLRASELTGLDLTGLDLAEGFLRVFGKGSKERLVPIGGAAQRALAEYLAHGRPFLHPRSSRRQDPEAVFLNHRGGRLSRQGVFVLVRRYGSEVGLDLHPHTLRHAFATHLLEGGADLRALQEMLGHADITTTQVYTHVDQRHIREEYLSTHPRARLR, encoded by the coding sequence ATGCGCATCCACGTCGACGAGTTCCTGGGACACCTCGCGATCGAGCGTGGCGCCTCACCGCACACCGTGTCCGCGTACGGACGCGACCTCACGGAATACCTGGCGTCGCTCTCGGAGCGCGGCGTCGACGATCCTGATCGCGTGACCCGTGAGGACGTCACCGCGCACATCGCCGTGCTGCGCGAGCGGGGGCTGGCTCCCGCCTCGATCGAGCGTAAGGTCGCGGCGGTGCGCAGCTTCCACCGCTTCCTCGTGCGCGAAGGGGTGACGCGCAACCATCCCACCGCGACGCTGCCTCTTCCCAAGGTCCCCGAACGCCTTCCCGTGACCATCTCCATCGACGAGGCGACAGCACTTCTCGGGCAGAGGTTCCCGACGACGCCCGCCGGGGCGAGGGACCGTGCCATCCTGGAGGTGCTCTACGGATGCGGATTGCGGGCGAGCGAGCTCACGGGACTCGACCTGACGGGGCTCGATCTCGCCGAGGGATTCCTGCGCGTCTTCGGCAAAGGGAGCAAAGAGAGGCTCGTGCCCATCGGTGGCGCCGCACAGCGCGCGCTCGCCGAGTACCTCGCGCACGGACGTCCTTTCCTGCATCCGCGGTCCTCGCGGCGGCAAGACCCCGAAGCCGTGTTCCTCAACCATCGTGGAGGCAGGCTTTCCCGCCAGGGAGTCTTCGTGCTCGTGCGCCGGTACGGTAGCGAGGTCGGGCTCGATCTGCACCCGCATACGCTGCGGCACGCGTTCGCCACGCACCTGCTCGAGGGCGGCGCGGACCTGCGGGCCCTGCAGGAGATGCTCGGGCACGCCGACATCACGACGACCCAGGTCTACACGCACGTCGATCAGCGCCACATCAGGGAGGAGTACCTGTCGACACACCCGAGGGCCCGCCTGCGGTGA